A part of Tachysurus vachellii isolate PV-2020 chromosome 4, HZAU_Pvac_v1, whole genome shotgun sequence genomic DNA contains:
- the fam83c gene encoding protein FAM83C yields the protein MNPISSGRKALGKLAARLEEVKNPWRPSSTLELSHNEAARLATDALLESGEKEYRRVLTVEKELNFLSAHEIRYITEHAAKSGDPENGSNGVGDFGEGDTASELTSGTYFPMMSDEEPPMLELGWPEVTNRHGPSETQIFFQRDKSQNVKDLVRSLISKAKKVIALVMDIFSDVDIFCDLLEASHKRKIPVYILLDEKNLSYFTDMCNVLEIQHSHLTNMRIRSVCGDTYCTKSGKKFTGQVQEKFMIIDCEEVIAGSYSFTWLSAQVHSNMVLHFSGRIAESFDREFRCLYADSQIIEHFYNPDEEGLPHFNYMMPNIDFQDRGNRERERVSSENSSSQSSNSISSIKAAPGLTSQVYKVNQEKKDTGTNKSAEKRGVLNSGHQMPQGSNIGGLCHNDSLQNSEVECSGVEWTKAGTFQTSLAGPTSKFQALDLYDHKNVFQTATKAQPNPLMENKPPKVRSPTSPLFNKFTDLFSSSAKDKDPHVLYKPPPYTAAFGGPDLSQNEPESSQSPPPPAPLPKERIGQDYRITRGDEKRMTLGHSKLDLVNYYNKMKSKQVYSRFELKNN from the exons ATGAACCCTATAAGCAGCGGGCGCAAAGCGCTGGGGAAACTTGCGGCGCGCCTGGAGGAGGTGAAGAACCCATGGCGGCCCTCATCCACGTTAGAGCTGAGCCATAACGAAGCGGCGCGTCTCGCCACGGATGCGCTTCTAGAGTCTGGAGAGAAGGAATACCGGCGGGTTTTGACCGTGGAGAAAGAGCTCAACTTTCTGTCCGCTCATGAAATTCGCTATATAACCGAACATGCGGCAAAGTCCGGGGATCCCGAGAACGGCTCGAATGGCGTGGGGGACTTTGGAGAAGGAGACACGGCTTCAGAGCTCACTTCGGGAACTTATTTCCCTATGATGTCAGATGAAGAGCCGCCTATGCTTGAGCTCGGCTGGCCTGAAGTGACCAACCGCCACGGCCCCAGTGAGACCCAGATCTTCTTCCAAAGAGACAAGTCGCAAAATGTCAAAGATCTGGTCCGATCTCTGATCAGTAAAGCCAAGAAG gtcatTGCGTTGGTCATGGACATATTCAGTGATGTGGACATATTCTGTGACTTGCTTGAGGCCTCTCACAAACGGAAGATTCCTGTGTATATTCTGCTTGATGAGAAGAATCTCAGTTATTTCACTGATATGTGCAATGTACTAGAAATCCAGCACTCACACTTAACT AATATGCGAATACGTAGCGTATGTGGAGACACGTATTGCACCAAAAGTGGGAAGAAATTTACAGGACAGGTCCAGGAAAAATTCATGATCATTGACTGCGAGGAAGTAATAGCTGGATCATACAG TTTTACCTGGTTGTCTGCTCAGGTGCACAGCAACATGGTTTTGCACTTTTCAGGACGCATTGCTGAAAGCTTCGATAGGGAATTCCGTTGCCTATACGCAGACTCACAAATCATTGAGCATTTCTATAACCCTGATGAGGAAGGTCTTCCCCACTTCAATTACATGATGCCCAATATAGACTTCCAAGACAGAGGAaatagagagagggaaagggttAGCTCAGAAAACTCCAGTAGCCAGTCCAgcaacagcatctccagcattAAAGCAGCTCCAGGTTTAACCTCTCAAGTCTATAAGGTCAACCAGGAAAAGAAGGACACTGGCACAAACAAGAGTGCAGAGAAGCGGGGTGTTTTAAATTCAGGACATCAGATGCCTCAAGGAAGTAACATTGGCGGGTTGTGCCACAATGATTCCCTGCAGAATTCAGAAGTGGAATGTTCTGGAGTGGAATGGACCAAAGCAGGAACCTTCCAAACCAGCCTTGCAGGACCAACGTCCAAATTTCAAGCATTGGATCTCTATGAccacaaaaatgtatttcaaaCTGCTACCAAAGCACAGCCGAATCCTTTAATGGAGAACAAACCACCCAAAGTACGTAGTCCTACCAGTCCTCTTTTTAACAAATTCACTGACCTCTTCTCTTCGTCAGCCAAGGACAAGGACCCCCATGTATTATATAAGCCGCCACCGTATACTGCAGCTTTTGGGGGTCCAGATCTCTCACAAAATGAGCCAGAGAGTAGTCAGAGTCCTCCTCCACCAGCACCTTTGCCCAAGGAACGAATAGGCCAGGATTACAGAATCACTCGGGGGGATGAGAAGCGAATGACACTGGGACACAGCAAACTAGACCTGGTCAACTACTACAACAAGATGAAATCAAAGCAGGTGTACAGCCGCTTTGAACTGAAGAACAATTGA